A stretch of the Candidatus Neomarinimicrobiota bacterium genome encodes the following:
- the pyrH gene encoding UMP kinase: protein MSQPFYGRILLKLSGEILAGEKGFGVDPSKAKALAQQVVSAREMGVQVGVVIGGGNIIRGEMAEIQGMDRVSADYLGMLATIMNAITLQDALEKEGCETRTLTAIGIAQLAEPYIRRRAIRHLERDRVIIIAGGTGNPYFSTDTAAALRATEIEADVVLKGTKVDGVYDGDPEKDDQAEKYEQLSFQKVIEDGLRVMDLTAVTLCKENNLPIIVFNVNQTDNLMNILKGKKIGTLVTGS from the coding sequence ATGTCACAGCCCTTCTACGGCAGGATACTACTCAAGCTGAGTGGTGAAATCCTTGCTGGCGAGAAGGGTTTTGGCGTAGATCCATCCAAGGCCAAGGCGCTGGCACAGCAGGTGGTGTCGGCGCGGGAGATGGGTGTCCAGGTAGGTGTTGTTATTGGTGGCGGCAATATCATCCGGGGAGAAATGGCTGAAATCCAGGGGATGGATCGTGTTTCTGCCGATTATCTCGGCATGCTGGCTACAATCATGAATGCTATCACCCTTCAGGATGCGCTGGAAAAAGAGGGGTGTGAAACCAGGACGCTGACAGCTATCGGCATTGCTCAATTGGCCGAGCCCTATATTCGCCGTCGCGCCATTCGACACTTGGAGCGGGATCGAGTAATCATTATTGCGGGTGGGACTGGAAATCCGTATTTTAGCACCGATACCGCCGCCGCACTCCGCGCTACGGAAATTGAGGCTGATGTTGTCCTCAAGGGGACTAAGGTGGATGGTGTCTATGACGGTGACCCGGAAAAAGATGATCAAGCCGAGAAGTACGAGCAACTCAGTTTCCAGAAAGTGATCGAGGACGGTCTGAGAGTGATGGATCTGACGGCGGTAACACTATGCAAAGAGAATAATCTTCCCATCATCGTGTTTAATGTGAACCAGACTGACAATTTGATGAATATCCTTAAAGGCAAAAAGATAGGAACTTTGGTGACAGGATCATGA
- the tsf gene encoding translation elongation factor Ts yields the protein MTVDAKVVRSLREKTGAGIMDCKEALVNAEGDMDKAVELLRKLGIAKAEKKVGRKADQGVVLSYVHPGNRIGVLVEVNCETDFVAKTDGFTSLVKDLAMQVAATGPMAITREEIDETTVDREKDIYREQAKSMGKPDNVVDKVVEGRLEKFYQENCLLEQQFIKDHEKTVQNLIKENIAALGENIAVARFARFEVGEGPSSNGEV from the coding sequence ATGACTGTGGATGCAAAAGTAGTCAGATCCCTGCGTGAAAAAACTGGCGCAGGAATTATGGACTGTAAAGAAGCCCTCGTTAATGCTGAAGGCGATATGGATAAGGCTGTTGAACTTCTGAGGAAACTGGGGATAGCGAAGGCTGAGAAAAAAGTTGGCAGAAAGGCCGATCAGGGAGTCGTGTTGTCTTATGTGCATCCCGGAAACAGGATCGGAGTTTTAGTGGAAGTGAACTGCGAAACAGATTTCGTGGCAAAAACAGACGGTTTTACCAGTCTTGTCAAGGATCTTGCCATGCAGGTAGCCGCAACTGGCCCCATGGCTATCACCCGTGAAGAGATTGATGAAACTACTGTTGATCGTGAAAAAGACATCTACAGAGAGCAAGCTAAGTCTATGGGCAAGCCAGACAACGTAGTGGACAAGGTTGTTGAGGGGCGCCTGGAGAAGTTTTACCAGGAGAACTGCCTCTTGGAGCAGCAATTTATCAAGGATCACGAAAAGACAGTCCAGAACTTGATTAAGGAAAATATTGCTGCCCTTGGTGAGAATATCGCGGTGGCCCGTTTTGCCCGCTTCGAGGTAGGTGAAGGTCCCTCCTCGAACGGCGAAGTATAA